From Zea mays cultivar B73 chromosome 3, Zm-B73-REFERENCE-NAM-5.0, whole genome shotgun sequence:
ACTGAGACCACAAGAGATCCGGCTCGGTTCCTGACGGAGTCCTCAACGCAACAATAAAAATTAATTTTCTATAGCAGGAGTCAGTGAGCCACTGACACGTCACCGTCGTTATCGCCTCCGTGTTGCTTCGGCACATGGAAACCATGTGAGGTGAGGGCCGGGCATGGGACCATTCAACCACCATAATCACATCAGCACAGCCTGAATCCCAGGGCGCTGCTGCTGGTAGCAGCTGAAGATATCAAATCATTCGTATAGCATGCCTAACAATACTACTACTATTATAAAGATTGATTGGTTCATTCACTCATTCATTGGAAAATCCAGCAGGATATTACAATATACAAAATcaggaagaaaaaaaaaagaggaaAATATCACAAATTATCAACCCTCTCAGCGTGTGAATGTCTCACTCTAAACTCATCCACTGACTGACCTCGTGTTGCTTCTCTCAGAACGGACTCTCGTGTAGTAGCTAGCCACTCTTTTGTACAGATTCTCcatgaaatttcttggttgcatgGACGGACGGACAACAAAGAAAAAACAATTCCCCATCAAAAACCAAAAAAGAAAGCATCATTAATTGGCGAACTAGGACATACTACCTAACTATTCCCGAACTCCCTCCCTCCCACCCACTAAACCCAATGGCTAATTAATCCTTCAAGAGAGGAGGGGCAGTGACACATGAGAGAGGAAACTCTGATTAATCATCCCTTCTCTGCTTTTTTAAGCCCTTTTGTCCCTGCTCCTCCTCCCCTCTACATTTTTTCTACATAATTTCTGAACCTCGAACTTTATTTACATACAAAAAGGATCTGTGATAAAATTACCTAAACTCGCTGTAATTGTTGGGGGTGGAAGGATGGGACGGGTTTATATAAAAGTACTAGTTTTTTTTTACTTTTTAGGGGGGTAAGATTTAGGACAAACCGATCCCTCTCAATTCCTCCCCTACCCCCTCCTCTTCTTCTACCTCCAACAAGGTGCTCGTGGCTCTTGCGTGCCATGGATGGAAGGGCGGGGGAGGAGGGTCTCAGGGTGCTGGCTGTTGTATGTGCACAGTCTAGGCCATGGCGGTGATGCCATGGCCACGGCCGCCGCGGCCGCGGTCGAGGCAGTCAAAACCCTCGACGCGGACCGCGGCGGGCTGGAACGCGAACCGCGCGCGGGCACACCCGCGCGGCGACATGGACGGCGCCGCCGTCGACGGGCGCGGGCTTGGCCGGTGCACGGGCAGCCCTGGCACGGGCATGGGCGGGCAGTCCGCGCCGAACCTGCTGTCGTGGACCACCGGGTTCGACGCTCGCCGCGGCGGCGAGCCGCAGAACAGCGGCGGCTGCGGGGACGCCGACGACAGGCCGCTCTCGTCGCCCTGAAAAGAGCGTTCGGACAGGGAAACGTCAGCGTCATGTACTAAAAAAACACAAGTCCAGGGACGAGGCGCCAGAAGGATCCAAGCACCTTCGAGAGGAGGAGGTCGAGCAGATCCGTGCCGGCGTCGGAGAAGCCGCCGCTCTGATGGCACCGCAGCGGCGCCGCGGGGCGCCGCGGCTTGGGGCAGAAGAGCGGGCTCTTAGCGTCGGCGGCGCCGGCGGGCGCGGCGACGGCGACCGCAAGGGGGCTCTTCATGGCGGCGGCGAAGTGGCTCATGCTTTCgtctttttttgttttgttttctgGTTAGTCCGGTTAGATCTAGAATTTGTACAAACCCTGCAAAaagaagagagaaaaaaaaaagaacatGGCAAGAAACGGTTAGCTACATCAGTTCAACTAGCgacgaagaagaaaaaaaaaagatctATGGTCGACTATGGCGAGGCAAAGCTCGATGAAGGGATTAGTGACAGTATTGTGCAAGAACGCATGTTATTTACGCACGAGGCAGCAAGGCACGGGCTCAGCTATTCGTAAGAAGGGATGGAACGCAGGgcaggaggagagggagagagggcgcCATGTCTACCTGAAGCTTTTGCCTCTGGATCTCTCCTTCTCCTAGGCTAAGGAGAGATGGAGAAGACGACTCCCCCCTACCAAGAAAATAAAACAAaaacaagaaaagaaaaggaaggcTCAAGCTTTGAGTGGAGCCGCgctggatgaggaggaagaaaggaaAAGGTGGGGAGTGGGTGCCTTAAATAGCCCAAAAACGATGCGGCACCACAAACCACACgagaaagaaagagagagagggggccgaatatatatttatttttttaaaaaatgttGCATCTGGGGAACAGATTGAGCAGAAGCCGGTGGCAGACAGGACAGGATGAAATTTCGGCATGCACGGCATAACACAGCGGACATGATTGCCGGGTTTTTTTCATCTTGTGCCTGGTCAAAGGgccttttctctctcttttttctgTTTGAAGATGGCCGTCATGTACGCGTGTGTTAACATCTATCCTATATTATTATACTATATTATTAAGAAACTAATACGATATCTAGTGCTACCATGTCCTCTGTTCTAAAAATTTGAGATTAACCACTAGATCACACATAAATTAGTatttaaaaataaataataattatataACAATGGACAACTGACTAGTTTTAAATTATATTGAATTCGTACTGTAGATGTGCTCCACCCCACCCCACCTCTCTTTGCTTCTTGTGTGCAGTCTTCTTGTAGCCTTGATCTCGCAGCAGCTAAACGGTCATATACTCTACCGTTTAAAATTTGGTTAGCACGTATAGTAGGCCTCGACAAATATGAATAAGATAGTGTGTATACAAGCTAGTTTTGACCACAGAGGGGATCGGAGGTGCAGGCGTGCAGCGAGGACATCAAAGCCATGTGTGTGTGGTGGGGTGTTTGTACGAGTGAGTGGACAAGTGAAGGGCAATGTCTGTGCTAGCTAGCTAGTGGCCATGTGACATGTGAGTGTGAGGCCATCAAGGACCGGCCTCGCTGAGTAATGAATTATAAATATGGCCATGTCTTCAATCACGCAGTACTCTACTTGTACTATGCTTTATTTTTAATTTCACCATCTGCCAAAGGCTGCCGACTGCCTGCCGTTTCtttcgtcgtcttcaccctccgGGCCTCCTTCGCTGCTTCCGGCTCTCCTTGCCCACCCTCTGCCCTCCACGCAGACTGCTCGACCGGCGGCGTCTTCATGGCGCTCGCCGGAAGGTGCTGGCGTGAGGTTTCCTGCCCCGACCACACGCCGTGCGGCTGTTGACTCCAACGGCTTGCCGCTTTACCTGCAGTGGGGGATGGGCCGGTGGGGTGACCATGTTTATTACGCCAAGATGCTATGCTACTATATCTATCATCGCTACTGGAATTTAGGTCTTTATTGAGTGTCAACTTTTtatcgagtgttttatttttgacactcgtcaAAAAGTTTTTTATCGATTGTTTTTTTAACACTTGGCAAAAAACTTTTTTGCTGAGTGAATGTTTTTAACACTAgataaagacaatttaaaaatcacatttttaaGCAGTTAattaattcaaataaacaaattaACTACAAATTTATATAATTCATCAAGATCTACAATTTATATTTTaatcatttcttcatatgacaaaataaaagtaaatttgttTATAAAATCTATATCTTTtttgtagtttatgaaactacaagaAATATGTATAAGATTTGTAAATAATGTTAGAACTATCATGTGGaatgaacaaatgaccaaacaattaaaataaaattttgtagattttgaaaagttatagaattttgtagttggcaaCCTTTTCATCTAAAGTCATCTTGTCAATAAAAACTATGTATCAATTTTTTTAAAaataaatttgaattttgaaaacgcctCGAATGAAAAAACCCATCAACatgaaactttatagttgacaatgttttggtttgaaatcattttGTCATGCAAACTATGTTAGAATTTTCATActatctcggatggaaaaaccatcaAAATAAAAAGTTGTAGGtcctgaaatgtaatgaaactttgtaattaacAATTTTTTATTTGAATCATCTTATCATAGAAAAAtttgtgtgaagttttcaaatttgaaattcaaattttgtaaacggcctcggatgtagaaactatcaaaatagaagttatagatcttgaaaagttatgcaactttatagttgacaacatTTTCAATTGAATTCATTTAGTGactcaaataatcaaattactctctgtTTGTTATAATACATGAGGAATGGTAATATAATATAGGTACgattgatgtagtagtgtagtggtagaggAGGTTATACGCAAGAGAGAAGTTGCGAGTTTGAATCTCACGATTCTCAAAACACTTAAATTTGATTAAAAAATGGTGACAAATGATAGGATGAATCGGTAGGGCAATGGTGGTGGTTAGAGAGTAGTTGTTCTCCTaattttaaaaaatgttttgttgTTTTTGGATTTTTTGTGATTTTTAATTTGATaagtgcttttctttgccgagtgtcaaaaaaggtCTCGGCAACCCTTTACCGATAAaatgtttgccgagtgttttttgccgggtgtaacactcggcaaatgctTTGCTGAGTGCCAAATAGACTTTACCGAGTGCCTCGGACAAATGGTAAAGAAGACGAATCCAGTAGTGGATAGCGGGCGGTACTCATCCATCCAGTACCACTAGGAGCTGGGCTCGAAGATGGATGCTGGAGCTACCTTCTCGCCTTGTTTGCTTCCAACATGTGTCTCTCAGGCACAGAGTACGTTCATTGGCCTCTCGCTCGTCTCGGCTGGGTCAAATGGAAACCGGAACAATGCAAAGAAACTCCTAAGGCAAATCTAGAGCTATTGAGCAGTGTGTTAGCCAAACATTATGCTAACGTGTTATTATGATTACTTAATTATTGAGGACTAGACGTTCTGGCTGCATTCTTCGTTGTGTTGCTTAAAGGCATGTACAATCTCATTAATTATGTGTCTTTACGGAGGTAAGTGAAAAAAAAGAAATGAGCTTTTCGCAAAAAAAATAGTCATGGCCCCTGCTGCCCCTTCCCTTTACTCTGTCACTGGGAGTCTCTTAACACTCTTATATTTTAAAAACTATCCAAAAACTCTTGGTTATACATGCCCATGGCTTTGTCTTATTTGGTGGATTAATTGTGAAGAACATGGAGTTTCGTATGTATAAAACCCATGGTCACAATTACAACATAAAAAATCTGTGACAGTCTTGATAACAATCACATAAAATTCACCATTGAGATCGGTCTCATCGAAAAACCATATTTACACGAGAAGCAAGACATACAGAGGAAGTGTTATGAGAGAAGATAGATGATTGGACCAACATTTTATCTGTTGACTTTGTCCATTGCATTGAGTGTATAGTTTCCACACATGATGTCAAGTTTGTAATTATCATATCGTATATCATGTATTTTCTAGGTTAGGACACCGCCTTATGCCCTACTCTCGAACCACACATACTTCCTTTCCTCCGCCCGAAAATAATACAATTCCACCAAAACACCAAGTTAAAATATGATAGATTTATCTATTTGACACTGGAACCAAATTTAGTCTTTCTTCTGTGGCACTCAAAATTCTGAACTTTTCTACTTGGCACCAAGTTAAAATTCTCTTCCTTAGATGGCACTGTCATGTTGGTTTTTTCTCGAATATAATGTAAGATGTTTTATCTAGCTATTTTATAGATGGTGTCATGCGGAACAACACCGACATCCGTAAAAGTAAATAAAATATGAGTTTTAGGAGAGAGTAAGGTGTATGTTAGAGATATGTTGGATCTAGTCATCACTAGGAGCTATCACAGGGTATTTATAGAGTTTAACGCTATAGTGTGTGTAATATCATATGTTCTATTGCTACTCATTGAGTTAGGAAATACAAATATGAATAAGATTATAAGCTCGTAACCCACTGAGCATCACGACCACCTAGCTCACCCTCTTGTTGCGATGAGAGTTCTAGCCTATTGGTCCTAACCCATTATTCTCTGTGCCCATTTAATAGAGTGAATTCAATCCT
This genomic window contains:
- the LOC103650465 gene encoding uncharacterized protein, which gives rise to MSHFAAAMKSPLAVAVAAPAGAADAKSPLFCPKPRRPAAPLRCHQSGGFSDAGTDLLDLLLSKGDESGLSSASPQPPLFCGSPPRRASNPVVHDSRFGADCPPMPVPGLPVHRPSPRPSTAAPSMSPRGCARARFAFQPAAVRVEGFDCLDRGRGGRGHGITAMA